A genomic window from Micromonospora violae includes:
- a CDS encoding LPXTG cell wall anchor domain-containing protein: MARTAASYLVGGALAATASLALAVPPMLGPASASARGFSVAPAEPSARGGVTFEILPASPTPSPTQPPPTPTSTTPPQPTPSHGGELPVTGPGGSALLLAALGVALTLVGWFAARRRRPS; encoded by the coding sequence ATGGCCAGGACAGCAGCCAGCTACCTCGTGGGCGGCGCGCTCGCCGCCACCGCGAGCCTGGCGTTGGCGGTGCCGCCGATGCTGGGCCCCGCCTCCGCCTCGGCGCGCGGGTTCAGCGTCGCCCCGGCCGAGCCGTCGGCGCGCGGCGGCGTGACCTTCGAGATCCTGCCGGCCTCGCCGACCCCATCCCCGACCCAGCCGCCACCCACCCCCACGTCGACGACACCACCCCAACCCACGCCCAGTCACGGCGGTGAGTTGCCGGTCACCGGACCGGGCGGATCGGCGCTGCTGCTCGCCGCGCTGGGCGTAGCCCTGACGCTCGTCGGCTGGTTCGCCGCCCGCCGGCGGCGGCCGAGCTGA
- the fahA gene encoding fumarylacetoacetase, producing MTWVTGADGSPYGVTNLPYGVFRRDGGPARIGVRIGSWVFDLAAAETADLVLAAGTLCRPVLNDFMALGRPQWTAVRQRITELLTDPAHRAAVEPLLVPLADVELLLPFEVADYVDFYSSEHHAANVGQIFRPGQPPLLPNWKHLPIGYHGRAGTVVVSGTPVTRPTGQRASAEGPVTGPSVRLDIEAEVGFVVGVPSALGDRVSVQDFAEHVFGVVLVNDWSARDIQAWEYQPLGPFLGKSFATSVSAWVTPLDALADAFVPAPDQDPPVVDYLRDVPHLGLDLRLAVEWNGERVSEPPFATMYWTPAQQLAHLTVNGASLRTGDLYASGTVSGPDRGQVGSFLELTWGGAEPVKVGDESRTFLDDGDTVTITATAPGPDGTTIALGEVSGTVRPAR from the coding sequence TCTTCGACCTCGCCGCAGCCGAGACCGCCGATCTGGTCTTGGCCGCCGGCACGCTGTGCCGGCCCGTGCTCAACGACTTCATGGCGCTGGGTCGTCCGCAGTGGACGGCCGTGCGGCAGCGGATCACCGAGCTGCTGACCGACCCGGCGCACCGTGCCGCGGTGGAACCGCTGCTGGTGCCCCTCGCCGACGTCGAGCTGCTGCTCCCCTTCGAGGTGGCGGACTACGTCGACTTCTACTCCTCCGAGCACCACGCGGCGAACGTCGGGCAGATCTTCCGCCCCGGCCAGCCGCCGCTGCTGCCCAACTGGAAGCACCTGCCGATCGGCTACCACGGCCGGGCCGGCACGGTGGTCGTCTCCGGCACGCCGGTGACCCGGCCGACCGGGCAGCGGGCCTCCGCCGAGGGTCCGGTCACCGGCCCATCGGTACGCCTCGACATCGAGGCCGAGGTCGGTTTCGTGGTGGGCGTACCCAGCGCGTTGGGCGACCGGGTGTCCGTGCAGGACTTCGCCGAGCACGTCTTCGGGGTGGTGCTGGTCAACGACTGGTCGGCCCGGGACATCCAGGCCTGGGAGTACCAGCCGCTCGGCCCGTTCCTCGGCAAGTCGTTCGCCACCTCGGTCTCGGCCTGGGTGACACCGCTGGACGCGCTCGCCGACGCGTTCGTGCCCGCCCCCGACCAGGACCCGCCGGTGGTCGACTACCTGCGGGACGTGCCGCACCTGGGCCTGGACCTGCGCCTCGCGGTCGAGTGGAACGGCGAGCGGGTCAGCGAGCCCCCGTTCGCCACCATGTACTGGACTCCCGCACAGCAGTTGGCGCACCTCACCGTCAACGGCGCGTCCCTGCGTACCGGTGACCTGTACGCCTCCGGCACCGTCTCCGGCCCGGACCGGGGGCAGGTCGGATCCTTCCTGGAGCTGACCTGGGGAGGGGCCGAACCGGTCAAGGTCGGCGACGAGAGCCGCACCTTCCTCGACGACGGTGACACGGTGACCATCACGGCCACCGCCCCCGGCCCGGACGGCACCACCATCGCCCTCGGTGAAGTGTCCGGCACGGTTCGTCCGGCCCGCTGA
- a CDS encoding DUF397 domain-containing protein — translation MHDLAGAVWRTSSRSNDQGLCVEVADNLVDVHGLVGVRDSKDQTGPTLAVSPPGWTAFIGAIRAGRFER, via the coding sequence ATGCACGATCTCGCGGGCGCGGTCTGGCGTACCAGCAGCCGCTCAAACGATCAGGGGCTCTGCGTGGAAGTGGCGGACAACCTGGTCGATGTCCATGGTCTGGTCGGGGTCCGCGACTCCAAGGACCAGACCGGTCCCACACTCGCGGTCAGCCCGCCGGGGTGGACGGCGTTCATCGGCGCGATTCGGGCCGGTCGCTTCGAACGCTGA
- a CDS encoding PQQ-binding-like beta-propeller repeat protein, with protein MRFPRGRRRLVIAVAALLATAAVVVIVHRVLAPAEVSTVARADYPAPARPAAGVIGRLPVAPLIVDGRLRVYAAHRQLYADRPVDGRYRTSPYWSYRRWPAELTGVVASGSTVVSRWSDGRLVALDARTGGVLWRADGPEPTESVTPVRRTGAATVWDAPGLQLADLPDGRTVLVVTGEAQARGVELSGGRELWRVELPGRCRSDLGTTAAGQLIGLDTCAGPATVEFRDAATGTVAERWRPSNGPDALVVTPLGCRTGRSDCRGLRTAGPGDEGGQGWLLGAGPPVAAPALDPAGAVLVGEQSVAVLDGVVVGRSARTGTELWRSGGLGAARVLAGQPGRVHLLTEANDLVTLEPGTGRQLSRFVLNVGSDGTGWAPGAVTAEDGFVAVERLRKPVDPVSDDRRYYYTGEAVILAAT; from the coding sequence ATGAGGTTCCCGAGAGGCCGGCGACGGCTCGTGATCGCGGTCGCGGCGCTGCTCGCGACGGCGGCCGTCGTGGTCATCGTCCACCGGGTCCTCGCGCCGGCCGAGGTGAGCACTGTGGCGCGGGCCGACTATCCGGCCCCGGCGCGACCGGCTGCCGGTGTGATCGGTCGCTTGCCGGTGGCCCCGTTGATCGTCGACGGGAGGCTGCGGGTGTACGCCGCACACCGCCAGCTGTACGCCGACCGGCCGGTCGACGGGCGGTACCGGACCAGCCCGTACTGGTCGTACCGGCGGTGGCCGGCGGAGCTGACCGGGGTGGTGGCCAGCGGCAGCACGGTGGTCAGCCGCTGGTCCGATGGGCGCCTTGTCGCACTCGACGCCCGGACCGGTGGGGTGCTCTGGCGAGCCGACGGCCCGGAGCCGACCGAGAGCGTGACGCCGGTACGGCGTACCGGGGCGGCGACCGTCTGGGATGCGCCCGGGCTCCAGCTCGCCGACCTTCCCGACGGGCGGACCGTGCTGGTGGTGACCGGGGAGGCCCAGGCGCGTGGGGTCGAGCTGAGCGGCGGCCGGGAGCTGTGGCGGGTCGAACTGCCCGGCCGGTGCCGTAGTGACCTCGGCACCACCGCCGCCGGTCAGCTGATCGGTCTGGACACCTGCGCCGGACCGGCCACGGTCGAGTTCCGGGACGCGGCGACGGGGACGGTGGCTGAGCGTTGGCGACCGTCGAACGGCCCGGACGCGTTGGTGGTGACGCCGCTGGGCTGCCGTACCGGCCGGTCGGACTGCCGAGGGCTGCGGACCGCCGGCCCGGGCGACGAGGGTGGTCAGGGTTGGTTGTTGGGTGCCGGCCCACCGGTGGCCGCCCCGGCGCTGGACCCGGCCGGCGCCGTGCTGGTCGGCGAGCAGTCCGTCGCCGTGCTCGACGGGGTTGTGGTGGGTCGGTCGGCGCGTACCGGCACCGAGCTGTGGCGGTCCGGGGGCCTGGGCGCGGCTCGGGTGCTGGCCGGGCAGCCTGGCCGGGTGCACCTGCTGACCGAGGCGAACGATCTGGTGACGCTGGAGCCGGGGACCGGCAGGCAGTTGTCCCGCTTCGTGCTCAATGTCGGCTCGGACGGGACCGGCTGGGCACCCGGGGCGGTGACGGCCGAGGACGGTTTCGTCGCGGTCGAGCGGCTCCGCAAGCCGGTGGATCCGGTCAGTGACGACCGGCGCTACTACTACACCGGCGAGGCGGTGATCCTGGCCGCCACCTGA
- a CDS encoding SRPBCC family protein, which translates to MSTVAITGIIEAHAVDVWRLLTDLPGRAARLTAAGPVEVLTPGSFGPGTSWREERVQPGGGTLTEEFLVVEALAPQRLVLCSSGAGADYRLTWSLRPVRRRRRGCTAITVTQEAVPTAPYGRVVALLLGGLAARAVEAALWRDLADLAVAAGATGSVEAA; encoded by the coding sequence ATGTCGACGGTGGCGATTACCGGGATCATCGAGGCGCACGCTGTCGACGTCTGGCGTCTGCTCACCGACCTGCCCGGCCGGGCGGCCCGGCTGACCGCCGCCGGCCCGGTCGAGGTGCTCACTCCCGGTTCGTTCGGGCCGGGCACCTCCTGGCGTGAGGAGCGTGTCCAGCCGGGCGGCGGCACGCTGACCGAGGAGTTCCTGGTGGTGGAGGCGCTCGCACCCCAGCGACTGGTGCTCTGTTCCTCCGGTGCCGGCGCGGACTACCGGCTCACCTGGAGCCTGCGCCCGGTCCGCCGTCGCCGTCGCGGGTGCACGGCGATCACTGTCACCCAGGAGGCGGTGCCGACCGCTCCGTACGGTCGGGTGGTGGCGCTGCTGCTCGGCGGCCTGGCCGCGCGGGCGGTCGAGGCGGCGCTCTGGCGCGATCTCGCCGATCTTGCCGTCGCGGCAGGTGCCACCGGCTCCGTCGAAGCCGCCTGA